A single region of the Pelobates fuscus isolate aPelFus1 chromosome 4, aPelFus1.pri, whole genome shotgun sequence genome encodes:
- the LOC134609357 gene encoding histamine H3 receptor-like, with the protein MLHLSILNQTEVNLSLITDTAGLATHFSDSMKILIISLILLLIFFTISGNFLVMLAFIIDRRLRTQSNFFLLNLAICDFYIGAFATPLYLSYILTDKWILGRTACKLWLIMDYTLCVASVFNIVLISYDRFLSVTKAVLYRSQQNKQSQTVLKMVTVWGLSFLLYGPAILFWDRIFERDNIPDSICAADFFDVWYFNFGTSIFDFVLPLISISFFNLSIYWNIRKRSRKKRQTSTPVNEKQNSPHIIATNSVLFDSQLQQNEEARAAVKKSSKILLRHYFDCKAFCASPTQNKLIIHDVQIIQLSRDKKVAKSLLILVCVFVICWAPYSLLITIGKACNDYCLDSNWYKITVWLLYMNSTINPILYPLCHKSFRNAFAMMFKICKN; encoded by the exons ATGTTACATTTAAGTATACTCAACCAGACAGAAGTGAATTTATCTCTAATTACTGACACTGCGGGTTTGGCAACACATTTTTCAGATTCCATGAAAATCCTAATTATTTCGCTAATATTGttgttaatattttttacaatttcGGGGAATTTTCTCGTGATGTTAGCTTTTATTATAGACAGGAGGCTCAGAACACAGAGCAATTTCTTCTTACTGAATCTGGCCATTTGTGATTTTTACATTG GGGCTTTTGCCACACCTTTATATTTATCATATATACTCACTGACAAGTGGATACTTGGAAGAACTGCCTGCAAACTCTGGTTAATAATGGATTATACATTATGTGTGGCTTCAGTGTTCAATATTGTCCTTATCAGCTATGACAGGTTTCTTTCTGTAACCAAAGCA GTTTTATATCGCTCCCAACAAAACAAGCAAAGTCAGACTGTTCTTAAAATGGTGACTGTCTGGGGACTGTCTTTCCTTCTCTATGGTCCAGCCATACTGTTCTGGGACAGAATATTTGAAAGAGATAACATTCCTGATAGCATTTGTGCGGCTGATTTCTTTGATGTTTGGTATTTTAATTTTGGAACATCTATTTTCGATTTTGTGCTGCCTCTGATAAGCATTTCATTCTTCAATCTGAGCATCTACTGGAACATAAGAAAACGCAGCAGAAAGAAGAGACAGACTTCTACACCTGTAAATGAAAAGCAGAACAGTCCACATATCATAGCAACTAACTCCGTCCTTTTTGATTCACAATTACAACAGAATGAGGAAGCTAGAGCTGCTGTAAAGAAGAGCAGCAAGATACTATTAAGACATTATTTTGACTGTAAGGCATTTTGCGCGTCACCAACACAGAACAAATTAATTATTCATGATGTTCAAATTATTCAACTTTCTCGGGATAAAAAAGTTGCTAAATCTCTTTTAATtctggtgtgtgtttttgtaatttGTTGGGCTCCATACTCACTTCTGATAACTATAGGTAAGGCCTGTAATGATTATTGTCTAGATTCCAACTGGTATAAGATCACAGTCTGGCTGTTATATATGAACTCTACAATCAACCCTATACTTTATCCTCTGTGTCACAAGAGTTTTAGAAATGCTTTCGCCATGATgttcaaaatatgtaaaaat